A window of the Brassica oleracea var. oleracea cultivar TO1000 chromosome C1, BOL, whole genome shotgun sequence genome harbors these coding sequences:
- the LOC106332302 gene encoding uncharacterized protein LOC106332302, giving the protein MTRPDSPLDDESPVTEGAPTAAAIAETILERMAQQDAAQKATTEQLVPIAAILAPLAGGSGDPATTIRKQLFDTYRTASAGNPTNMDAVQVQTPGGIDLVTIRELAELKQSVLDMKDRMLEWPTSAPLIERVLAETLKTPFSRKITDVRYRPIEKIRLPTYARKADPTDHFTAFNITMGRTNFSEEERDAGYCRLFVKSLQGQALWWFTGLERDSINDFHDLTTAFLKQCIMFTRQGATLSDLWNLSQGSSQSLRDFMEKFKAVASKVQVPDSVTVDTLMNTLYFKSLFREDLYRNPTTSLQDAIARSNNFIRMEEDTVAILKKLNTAAKPATAPKAPEARQEPR; this is encoded by the coding sequence ATGACTCGACCCGACTCGCCGTTAGACGACGAGTCGCCGGTGACTGAAGGCGCTCCAACAGCAGCAGCCATCGCAGAAACCATACTCGAGAGGATGGCGCAGCAAGACGCCGCCCAGAAGGCGACAACAGAGCAACTCGTCCCCATCGCCGCCATTTTAGCTCCGTTGGCCGGGGGCTCAGGAGATCCGGCTACGACTATCCGAAAACAACTGTTCGACACTTACAGAACAGCCAGTGCCGGAAACCCCACAAACATGGATGCCGTACAGGTCCAAACGCCCGGCGGCATCGATCTCGTCACTATCCGGGAACTCGCCGAGCTTAAGCAATCAGTCCTGGACATGAAAGACCGGATGCTTGAATGGCCTACTTCAGCACCGCTGATCGAACGCGTCCTCGCCGAAACCCTAAAAACCCCTTTTTCTCGGAAGATCACCGACGTTCGTTACCGGCCGATCGAAAAAATTCGCCTTCCGACGTACGCCAGAAAGGCGGACCCAACTGATCACTTCACTGCTTTCAACATCACGATGGGTCGAACCAACTTCTCCGAAGAAGAAAGGGACGCCGGTTACTGTCGTCTCTTCGTCAAAAGTCTTCAAGGACAGGCCCTCTGGTGGTTCACTGGATTGGAGCGAGACTCCATCAACGACTTTCACGACCTGACGACTGCATTCCTCAAGCAGTGCATTATGTTTACAAGACAAGGAGCGACTTTGTCTGACCTTTGGAATCTATCTCAAGGATCGAGCCAAAGCCTCCGCGACTTCATGGAAAAGTTCAAAGCAGTCGCCTCGAAAGTGCAAGTCCCCGACAGTGTCACCGTCGACACGCTAATGAATACCCTCTACTTCAAGTCCTTGTTTCGCGAGGACCTCTACAGAAATCCTACCACCTCGCTCCAGGATGCTATCGCTAGGTCGAACAACTTCATCCGTATGGAGGAAGATACAGTAGCGATACTCAAGAAACTGAACACGGCAGCCAAACCGGCAACCGCCCCGAAAGCTCCCGAGGCACGCCAAGAACCCCGTTAG